CTCTAGGATCTCGTCGAAGTTATCAACACCTTCTTGGTTTTCGATCTTAGAAATGATGTGGATGTTCTCGCCGCCGTTTGCAGTTAGAACTTCACGGATTTCTTGAACGTCAGATGCTTTACGGATGAAAGATGCTGCAACGAAGTCAACGCCTTGCTCACAACCAAATTTAAGGTCGTTCTTATCTTTTTCAGATAGAGCAGGTAGGTTTACAGAAACGCCTGGTAGGTTAACACCTTTGTTTTCGCCAAGTGCACCGTTGTTAAGTACTTTACACTTAACTTCAGCGTCAGTTGTAGAGATAACTTCCATTTCGATTAGGCCGTCATCTACAAGGATAGTGTTACCAGCGTTTAGGTCAGCAGCAAAACCAGCGTAAGTTACTGCAACTTTGTCTTTGTTACCAACAACTGTTGTGTCAGTTGTGAAAGTGAACTCTTGGCCCGCTACTAGATCAACGTCGTCGCCGTTCTCTAGTTTGATAGTGCGGATTTCTGGACCTTTAGTATCTAGTAGGATAGCTAGTTGCTTACCAGACTCTTCCATAACTTTACGGAAGTTCGCGATACGAGTGCCGTGCTCTTCATAGTCACCGTGAGAGAAGTTCAGGCGCATTACGTTCATGCCTGCATTTACTAGTTCAGTTAGCTTCTCTACAGATTCAGTTTTAGGGCCAATCGTACATACGATTTTGGTCTTTTTCATGGAAGATACTCTCCGGTCGATAATAGTTACAATTTGAAAGTCGGTTATTGGTCTGAAGCCAAAGCTATTTTTAGGCATTTTGTGCCTGCCAACTTATAAAAATAGCCAGTTGTGTTGTTAGCTCCAGAACTGAAAGTCTTTCATAAGTTTAGTCATTTTATGACCAACTTATTGGGATTTAATGCCGTATTTGTGTGACAAAACTAGGATATAGACGCTAGGTTGCAAAAAAATAACGGTCAATTCTGTAATTTTTTTTCTTTTCGGTTGCGAATTCTACCACCGAATCATTTCAATATCACTGCTTAACATTTGTCTTAGGACAAGGTTTTATCGCTATTTATTAATTTTTTGGATCGAAATAAATGGACTTAAAAGTTTCGACTTGACTATAATAACTTTCAGTTCGAAACTTTAAAGTGTTAATTAAATGTCGAAACGAAACACTCAGCTAAGAAGACACACTATATCCAACCTAGTCAACGAGCAAGGTGAGGTGAGCGTTGAGGCTCTGTCTGCTCAGTTTGAAACATCTGAGGTCACGATTAGAAAGGATCTTGCCTCTCTTGAAAAAAATGGCCAGTTGCTTCGCCGTTATGGAGGTGCAATCGCACTACCCAAAGAAGTGGTGAGTGACGAAATGAGTGAAAATGTTTCGATTCGAAAGAATGAGCTGGCACAAGCTGCTGCCAAATTGATTCGTGAACATAATCGAATTGTTATTGATAGTGGTAGTACAACCGGGGCATTGATTAAACAGCTTGATGGCATGAATGGACTGGTTGTGATGACTAATTCACTCAATGTCGCTAATGCCCTTAATGAGCTAGAAAGTGAACCTACGTTATTAATGACAGGGGGGACTTGGGATGCACATTCTGAGTCTTTCCAAGGGCAAGTTGCTGAATCTGTTCTACGATCATATGACTTTGACCAATTATTTATTGGCGCCGATGGGGTCGATTTAGACCGAGGTACCACTACCTTTAATGAGTTAGTTGGCCTTAGCAAAGTCATGGCGGAAGTGTCACGTGAAGTGATTGTGATGGTGGAGTCAGAAAAAATCGCTCGAAAGATCCCAAACCTAGAACTTGCCTGGGACGCGATCGATATCTTAATTACAAATAAAGACTTAGAGCCTGAGTACAAACAAAAAATCGAATCTCATGGCATCAAAGTAATTTGCGCATAAACAGATAAACGAATTTAAAAACTTACCGAATATGGCCTTTGCTTGCTGCCAGTCGGAATT
Above is a window of Vibrio orientalis CIP 102891 = ATCC 33934 DNA encoding:
- the pykF gene encoding pyruvate kinase PykF, encoding MKKTKIVCTIGPKTESVEKLTELVNAGMNVMRLNFSHGDYEEHGTRIANFRKVMEESGKQLAILLDTKGPEIRTIKLENGDDVDLVAGQEFTFTTDTTVVGNKDKVAVTYAGFAADLNAGNTILVDDGLIEMEVISTTDAEVKCKVLNNGALGENKGVNLPGVSVNLPALSEKDKNDLKFGCEQGVDFVAASFIRKASDVQEIREVLTANGGENIHIISKIENQEGVDNFDEILELSDGIMVARGDLGVEIPAEEVIFAQKMMIEKCNRARKMVITATQMLDSMINNPRPTRAEAGDVANAVMDGTDAVMLSGETAKGKYPVEAVTIMAQIANRTDSALKAELGSRLDSPRLRITEAVCKGAVDTAEKLAAPLIVVATEGGKSARSVRKYFPTANIIALTTNTKTAAQLVLTKGVTPVVVDSIESTDAFYVAGKEIALESGLGNKGDIVVMVSGALVASGTTNTASVHVL
- a CDS encoding DeoR/GlpR family DNA-binding transcription regulator — its product is MSKRNTQLRRHTISNLVNEQGEVSVEALSAQFETSEVTIRKDLASLEKNGQLLRRYGGAIALPKEVVSDEMSENVSIRKNELAQAAAKLIREHNRIVIDSGSTTGALIKQLDGMNGLVVMTNSLNVANALNELESEPTLLMTGGTWDAHSESFQGQVAESVLRSYDFDQLFIGADGVDLDRGTTTFNELVGLSKVMAEVSREVIVMVESEKIARKIPNLELAWDAIDILITNKDLEPEYKQKIESHGIKVICA